In Chloroflexota bacterium, the DNA window GCAACGGCATGAGGGCCGCCAGCAAATACGCTCCCAGCGCGGGCAGGAACCGGCCCTTTGGCTTCGGGCACTGCCATACGAAGCCGCCCATGCTCGTGCCTCCTCTGTTTCTACTCTCGAGTCGGGACGCCAAGCACGTCAGTCGTCGCGCAGGCGTGCCGGCCCCAGGCTGCCGGCCGGTTCCGGCGGCGCCCTCCGGTGCTGATGGTAGGGCCGAGCCGGGCCACGCGCCCAGCGCCATGTGGAGGTGCGCCGGGGGCCAATGGCCGAGGGACCTCCGCCCATGGCAGGCCGGACACCGGCTGCAAAGGCTTGAGCCGCTCCGGGAAGTCTCGGGGAAATGGCGGGTGTCGCTGCTGGAAAGATTGCGCCGTGGCAGCATGGCGGGGACCGTCCGCGGGACTCACCGGCAACCGCCCCGGTCCAGACGGGGCCGCGGCAACACCCCGTCCCCCATGAGTGCGGCATCCCCTGCGTCCGGGAGAAATCGAACCGCTCCACGGCCCGTTGCCATTCGTCCTCCTCCTCCCGGCGCCAGCCGGAGCCGAAGACGTAGCAGGTAGCCCGCCAGCCCCCGCTCGCGGTACCGGTCCTCCGCCACAGACGCCAGATGCTGCGTGAACGCGTCGGCGTCGATGTACCAGCCTGAGGAGAACGACAGCCCGTCGTGCCTCATCACCCACACGTTCGTTGGCTCGAAACGGATCGCCGCCTGGAGCGCCGCATCGCGGGACCACCAGCACCCGCGCAGCTCGCGCTCACTCCCCGCAACAACCGCCAGGTCGTGATAATGCCTCACAGCGCTTACGGGACCGTGACGCCCGTACACGGTTCCGCAAGAACCCGCGCATCCGCCGACGTCGACATGAAGCACTGCACGCACACCTGCCCAGGCCCCGGCTCCAACCGCTTCCATTCATGCGCCCCCGTGCCCAACGGAAATGCAGGCCGTGTCGCCTCCATATCCTCCTCCTCTCCTGCTTCGATGTACCGCTTCATCAGTGACCACAGTTGCCCGACCACGAACAGGATCCCGAACACCCGCAGCCCTTCGAGGAACCCCTGGCTGAGGGGCAGCAGGAAGGACAGCCCAACCACCACCAGGCCCAGGAACCCCAGCACCAGCGAGAACAGATAGCGCCTCATGCCTACCACCTCCCAGACCACACGATCCAGCTCGCAATGCTTGCGACCATCATCCAGACAAACATCGCAGGACCGAGCGGCAACCAGCCCCCCGCCGCCATGACGGGGATGATGGCCACCGCGATCACCTGGACGCCGCCCGACCAGTCGCCGCTCCTGTAGGACACGTACAGAGCCCCGCCCGCCAGCCCGACCACCAGGAGCGTCGACTCGAAGATCTCCGGCCCCTGCTCCTAGTCGCTGCGTTCCGCACGCGGCCGAGGGTCTTCCGGCCCCAGCCGCTATTCCCGCGACAGGCCGTGCCGCCCGTCCTCCAGCCAGGGCGCTGCCACCTGCAAATAGTCCTGGCCGTGTTCCGTGGGCAGCCCGTCCTCCAGGAGCGGGACGCCCCACGCGCTCTGCAGCCGCCCGAAGGACGTCCGCGGCATGTCCGCCACCGCAGAACAGCCCTCGCCGACTCCTTCACGGTCCGGCAGCGCCGCCGTCTTGACCCTGCCGTTACTGGACGCTATACCGGGGCGGGCGTCCGCCATCGCACCGCCCCCTGGCACGTAGAAGAACGCAAGGCCAGGACCATCGCCGGCCGGTTGGCCGCGACCCCGTCCCGGCCCGCACACTGCGCCGTCGCATCGAAGTACACTGGCAGGATCCCGATGAACTCCGCATCGCCCTGCGTGCCCACGACCGTCGCTATCTGTTGGGTGCCATGGCGGCGCAGCCCCGTTCCACCACGTGGTGCACCGCCACCCGGCCCAGCCCGTCGCAGCCGGCGCGGAAGGCGTACTCCACCGCCGTGCCCCAAGGCAGGGGGTCTCCGGTCCGCACGGTGTCGGCGGCCGTGCCAGCGTCCGCCGGATGGCCCGGCATTCAACGCCACCGCCGTGCGTGCACCAACAGCACCACCGCCACGAGAAGGGCCAGGACAACGATGAGGGCCTGCACCGCCGATGTCATCGTTCCGTCACCGCGAGAGCCGGATCTGCCGCAGCGCGCCCTTTCGGGGACGTCGCCAGCGTGAGGTCGCCCGAAGCGCCACGGCGCCCCAATCGCAATCCGCCGACCAATCCCACCAGCGGGACGAGCGCGAGTCCTCGCCTCAACACATCAGCCTCCCCCGGGCCCGCGACGGCCGGGCGTTGCGATCGCCGCCACCAGCACGACCAGTCCCAACACCAGGGACGCCAGGCCCATGATGACGAGGTCCGCGACCCCTCCACCGCCGGCCGCCGATGCGAGCAGCGCCCACGCGCCCAGCGCTGCCGCGGCGGAGATCAGCCCCGTGGACACCGCCAACAGGGTCCAGCGTTCCATCATGCCCTCCCGTGAGTCGAACCCCGGCGCCGCGGCGGGGACACGACACCATAGCCGGGATGGTCGTCGCGGACGCGGGCCCCCGCGGCGGCGGGTTGTCCTTCCACGCCGCCGCCCGGGCAACCCAACCGGGTGCCCTTGAACTGGGCCGACGCCTGACACGTGACGGTCCAGGCGCCGACCGGTTCAGGCAGCGACGGGCCGCACGCCCGCTCCCGTTGCCATTCCGGGTACCCGCCCACGCCCTGCCCTCGCAACGGCCGAGGGCCGCCAACCACCACCTTCCGCGTGCCCACAGTCTCCTCCTATACCCGCCAGGTGCAGCCTAGCCGGCAGTGGCGCGCCATGCCGGGACGAGCGCCGTCACCCGGGATCCGCGGGACCTCGACTTCCCCGACGCACGATGCGCTCCGAATGGGGCCCACGCAGAGGCGCCGTTCTCCAGGATCCCCTGCATCAATTCCACCAACCACGTTGGCAACGAGCCCTCCACCTTCCCGGCCGTTCATGCCCACGGACGCCCCGCCAATCGCCACCGCCACGACCCCTGCAGGGCATGCCGCGAGGGTCAGGATGGCCGCCCGCCCTCCGGCTGTGCCGGTCGTGCGGACGCAGTCCAGTCTCTCTGCGGTCTCGGCACCGGCGGCCCCACGCATCCGGCCTCCCTGTCCGCTAGCGGGTAGCGATGCCAGGGCTCCTGCTCAGCGCCTTCACGGGCGTGTCCCAGGCGCGAATCACCGAGCTCCTGGTGGTCTCGATAAGGCCGTCCGGGGGCAGCCAGCCCCTCGCCGGTTGGCCGACACCGGTACACTTCGAAGACGCGACCGCGCAACCCACGCGGAGTGCCGAACATGGGCGAAACGGCCGACACCACCCGGCCCGCCATTTCCCGGTTATGGACGATGATCTGCCTCCAGCCAGTGATCGGGCGCCATCCCCGGGCGGCCGCCCGATCACTGGCGCATCTTGGGATTGCTCCCGCCACCGCCGTCGTGCACCTGGTCTCGCCAAGCCGACCCCTCCGCAGACCGCGGGCTGCATGCCGCGCCGGTCTCATGGCTCGCAGCAGGGCGCGAATGCCCGGACCCGCATCCCCTCTACGACTTCCAGAGCGGACCTGGCGACCAGCGCGAACCCTATGCCCTTCGCGATGGTGCCGTCCTCAGCGTAGTCATACTTGTAGGTGTTGATCCCCTCAATAGCCCCGTCCATGGTCAAGAGCGGACCGCCGCTGACGCCGGCGTTCATGCCCGCGTCGGTCTGGATCACCCAGCTGAGCAGTCGGCGTTCATACTGGAGGGCCGACACGACGCCCCGGGTGACGCTGGCGGGGCCTTCGAACCCCAAGGCGTAGCCCATGAGCCCCACGTCCTCGCCCACCTCCACCTCCGCCCACGACAGCACGGTGAACTCGCCGCAGCAGATGGACACCAGAGCCAGGTCCCGCATCGTGTTGACCTCCTCCACGCGGCCGACGTAGCGTTCGGTGTCCTCCACCGTCACGGCCACCGTGCGGAACCCGTCCACCACGTGCGCATTGGTCGCGATGAACCCGATGCCGTCAGCCGCCGCGAACAGGACGCCGCTCCCTTTGCCCAGCCCCTCGCCGTCGGTGAGACGGACGACCGCCGGACGCGCCCCGTACACCATCTGCGCGAACCGGTCATGGAAGGGCGTGGGGGTCGCGGTGGGCCACGGCGTGGGCGGGGGTGTCGCCGTGGGTGCTGGCGTCGGCAGCGGCGTGGGGAAGGTCACCGGCGTGGCCGTGGGCGCGGGTGTGGGCAGGGCCAGGGGCGTGGGCGCCAGCTGCGGCGTCGCCGTGGGTGCCGGCGTCGGTGGAGGCGGCGGAAGCGGCGCCTGCACCATGGCGGGGATGTCCGCTGGGGTGCACAGGCGGCCAGCGCCATCAGGAGGGCAAGCATGCCCCACCACGTCCGTTGCTTCATTCCAGCGCTCCCGCGCACCATTCGCTCCTTCTAGCGGCGATCCAAGGGTCCGGCCACACGCCGTCTGCCCGCGCGGGGCGTGGCGCCACGCCCTGCGCGCCACCCGCCTCCCCTCGTTCCCAGGTCCCGTTGGCGCCGGTGCGTGACGGCAACCGCGTCTTCGCCCCCCGGGCGATGGAAGAGTACCGCCGTCCATTTCCGGGGCGGCGCTGATGACGGCACGGCCCACCAGCCGGGGAGGGCTGAAGGGCCCGGTTGTCCCGCTGCGCTCTTCCTTGCCCGGCGGGCCGCGCCGCCGCCTTCGCGCTGCGGGGCGGGGCCCTCGCGGCCCCTTCCGCCCCGTGTGTGGGGCATGCCCGCGTCACCCTTCGTGGCCCCGGCCCCGCGGGCCCCTCAGCAGGGCATCGCCAGCCGTCTGACCCATGCCGTCAAAGGGACGGCGCCGGGGCACTCCCATAAACCCCGGCGCCGCCGCCTGGGGCAGTTTCGCGTCATGCCCAGGACGGAAAGGGGGCCTAACGGATCGGGACACGCGGCGCGGCCAGGGCTGTGTGTCCCGATCCCGGCGTCGGTCTGGGCGCATCCTTTCGGCATCGGCCAACCCATGGGGGTGCACGCCCCCGCACCTGTGTCCCTCCCGCAGTGCGCGGACCCAACCCTCGGCGCCGGCACAGGATTCCCGTCCGGCTTCGCGCACCCAGTGACCGTAACGACGGTACCGCAAAGTCTCTATGACATGCGTATCATCCACGAAGTCTTCTGTATGGTTTTCCGTAAAATACTGTATAATTCCTCACACACTGGGCCGCGCGAAGCCACCGCCGCGCCCTGCGCCGAAGGGGGAAGAGATGCCCCAACCAGTCGAGCGAGACCGGGACTTCGAGGCGCTGCAGGAACGCCTGTCGCGCCTGAGCGAGGCCAGCCTGCGCATCAACGAGAGTCTGGAATTCGACACCGTGCTCCAGGGGGTCCTCGACGCCGCCCGCTCCCTGACGGCGGCCCGCTACGGGGGGATGACCCTTTTCGATGACGGGGGCGGCGTGGGAGACTTCCTGTCCTCCGGGCTGACCGCCGAGGAGGCCGACGAGCTGTGGCGCATGCCCGAGGGGCTGCCGATCTTGCAGGCGCTGACCGACATTTCCGAGCCCATGCGGGTGCCCGACCTGGAGGAGCACGTCCGGGCCCTGGGCTTCACCGCCTTCCGCATCCCCCTGCCGGTGTGGGTCTTCCGCTTCATGGCGGCGCCCATGTTCCACCGGGGCGTCCGGGTGGGCCACGTCTTCGTGGGAGACAAGGACGGCGGGGGGGAGTTCACCCGGGCCGACGAGGAGACCCTGGTGATGTTCGCCTCCCAAGCGGCGCTGGTCATCGCCAACGCCCGCACGCACCGGGAGGAGCGGCGGGCCAGGGCCGACCTGGAGACGCTGGTGAACACCTCGCCGGTGGGCGTCGTGGTCTTCGACGCCCGGACCGGGGGGATGGTCTCCTCCAACCGGGAGGCCCTGCGTATCGTGGACGGCCTGCGTGACGAGGACCAGGCACCGGAGGACCTGCTGGAAGTAGTCACCTGCGTCCGTTCGGACGGGCAGGAGGTGTCCCTCAGGGAGCTGCCTCTGGCCGAGGCGCTCCGGGGCGGGGAGACGATCCGGGCCGAGGAGGTGGTGATCCAGGTCCCCGACGGACGGCGCGTCGGCGTCCTGCTCAACGCCACCCCCATCCACGCGGAGGAGGGCGGGCTGGCCTCCTTCGTCGTCATCCTCCAGGACCTGACCCCCCTGGAGGAGCAAGAGCGGCTGCGAGCGGATTTCCTGGCCATGGTGAGCCGCGAGCTCCGGACGCCCCTCACCTCCATCAAGGGGTCGATCACCACCCTCCTGGAGGCTGCTGGCAAGCTGGACCCCGCCGAGACGACCCAGTTCTTTCATATCATCCGCGACCAGGCGGACCACATGCGGTTCCTCATAGGCGACCTGTTGGACGTGACCCGCATCGAGACGGGCGCACTCTCGGTGGAACCTGAGCCCTCGGAGGTGCAATCCCTGTTGGACGAGGCGGGGAACAGATTCGCGGCCAGCGGCGCCGGGACCCCCCTGCACCAGGAATTGGCGCCGGACCTGCTCCCGGTGATGGCCGACCGGCGTCGCATCGTCCAGGTGCTCGGCAACCTGCTTTCCAACGCCGCCAGACACTCCCCCGACGCGTCGCCGATCTTAGTGAAGGCCGTACGGGCCGGTGTGCACGTGGCCGTCTCCGTCACTGACCAGGGCCGGGGCATCCCCGCGGACCTGCTGCCGGGGCTCTTCCGCAAGTTCTCGAGAGCAGCCGGCGTCGACGGGTCGGGCCTGGGGCTCGCCATTTGCAAGGGTATCGTGGAAGCCCACGGAGGCCGCATCTGGGCGGAGAGCGACGGGCCGGGGCTGGGGGCCCGATTCACCTTCACTCTGGCGACAGCGGAGGCCGCAACCGCTCCCGGTCCAGCCTCCCCGCAGTCTCGTCCGGCGGGCCGGGGCAGGGTCCGCATCCTGGCCGTGGACGACGACCCGCAGACGCTGCGGTACATCCGGAACGTCCTCACGAGAGCGGGCTACGTGCCCATCGTGACCGGCGACCCCGCCGACGTGCCCCGCCTCCTGGCGGAGGGGCGGCCCCACCTGGCGCTCTTGGACATGGCGCTGCCGGGGAGCGATGGGGTCGCGCTGATGAACGACATCCTGAGGACCGTGGACATTCCGGTAATCTTCCTGTCGGCGTACGGCCAGGATGAGACGGTCGCCCGGGCCTTCGACATGGGGGCTGCCGACTACGTGGTCAAGCCCTTCTCGCCAACGGAACTGGCTGCGCGGATCAGGGCGGCCCTCCGGAGACGACTGGAGCCCCTCGAGGGCGAGCCGTCGGGTCCCTACGCCGCATCGGGGCTGGGCATCGACTACGCCGAGCGGCGGGTGACGGTCGCCGGTGAGCCGGTGGCGCTGACGGCCACGGAGTACGCCGTGCTCTACGAGCTGGCCGTCCATGCCCCGCGGGTGCTCACCCACCGGGTGCTGCTCCAGCGGGTCTGGGGACCGGAGCGGGTTGGCGAGCCCTGGCTGGTTCGGGACGTGGTGAAACGGCTCCGCCGCAAGCTCGGGGACGACGCAGGCCGTCCCGCCTATCTCTTCACCGAGCCCCGGGTGGGATACCGGTTGGCCACGGGGGAAGACGCGGGAACGGGAGCGCCGTAGGCCAGGGCCATGCCGGCGAGGATGCCGCCTGGAAGCATCCTGCGCTGGGCCGGGCCCGGAAACCGGCGGCCACCCGATGGACTGTCCCGCGCCGCCAAGGGCACGACCTGCGTCCCGGGGTCCCCGGTGATGCTGTGAAACGGCCTGCCTCCCGTGACGCCGCCCGGGGTCGGCCAGAGCGCGGGCGGGCGTGGCCGCGCGGCAGACGCCGCTCGACGGATCCCCACCGCGCTCCCGGCGCTTCCTCGGTGACCGTTACGCCGTCCACACAGACTATATCGGCCACTAGGTCGTTCTCGCCAACTGTGGTGAGACCGGGAGAGTCCCTCGTCGTGCGCATAGCCGTTGCCAACTACGGCGGCATCGGCCAGTTGGTGGAGACGTTCCCGGCCGACTTCACCTTCGTGGAGTCCAGTCCGTCCGTGACGCCGTCCGATCGAACCCTGACCTTCAACCTGGTGGGTGACACCGCCGTGCACTACACGCTCACAGCGCCGGCCGCGGCCGGGAGGAAGTCCGGCTTTTCGGGAACCCTTGTTCCGGCGGAGGGAGCCGGAGTGTCTACCGGAGGCTCCTCCTCGGTGGCTGTCCGCAGTGCCTCGTCCGGCGGGGGCAGCGGTTTCGGCGGGGGCGGGACGAGCGCCAACCAGCCTCCCAGGGTCCGGGAGGGCACAACAGCCACCCGGTCGGTCGCGGAGAACGCCGAAGCCGGCACTCCTGTCGGCGACCGCTTCGAAGCCTTCGACAACGACAGCACGACGATCACGTACACCCTAGCCGGGAAGGACGCCCGGCGCTTCGCGATCGACCCGGAGACGGGCCAACTGTCGGTGGCCGCCGGTGCGGGCCTGGACTTCGAGGCCAAGCGCACCCTCACGGTGACCGTGTCCAACGTGGACGATGCCGGCGTGGTGACCCTGGCCCCGGCCGCCCCAGCCGTCGGGCAGCTGCTCTCGGCGTCCCTCTACGAGCCAGACGGCGACGTGACCGGCGTCGTCTGGCAATGGGAGCGCTCCCAGGACCTGGCCACGTGGCTCTCGGCGCCCGGCGACGGGTGGACCTACACGCCGTCGGAGGCCGACGCGGGCCACTACCTGCGGGCGACGGTCTCCTACGGCGACGTCCATGACGCCAACAAGCGCGCCCACGCGGTGACGGCCGAACGCGTGCCTGCACCGCCTTCCCCGGTGCCCACGGCCACGGCCACGGCAACAGCCACATCTGTCCCGCCGGCCCCAACCGCCACGGCAGTGGCCACGGCAACGGCGACGGCGGTGCCGCCGCCCCCCACGGCCACGGCGATCATCGTCACGCCAACGCCGCAGCCGCCAGCGCCGGTTCCCACGGCGACGGCGACGGTCGCGGGAGCGGAGGACGGCGGATTTCCCGTATGGGTAGGCGTCCTGATCCTGCTGGCGGCGCTGGTGCTTGCGGGCGTCGTGATATTCGCCTTCATCCCACGTCGCTAGGCGGCTCGCGTCAAGGAGGGCACGGCATGGAGGCCGGAGGTCTCCCGCCGTGCCCTACCTGGCAACCGGCGGGACACCCTTCGCGAGGCATCGAGCCCCAATCGCGCACCGCGTCCGTCCTGCTCACCGCGCGCTGACGGCTCCGGTAGGGGCGCGCGGCCCGGAGCGCCACGGCTTCGTCATGGGCGGGTGCGGACGAGGGCCAACCCTGCGTCGTTGTTCCCGAGGAAGCGCGGCAGCGAACACGGCCCGCTCCCCGACCGGCCCCCGCCATCGGTTGCGTTACCGTCGCCTTCGACAGGAGACTGCCGCCCGCCGCCAGCGCCTCCCCCTTGCCCCGGAGGGACGAGCGCCGCCCTCGACCGGCCCGAATGTCGTGGGTTCTCCTGGCGGCCGACCCTGGCCAGCGCGGCTTTTGCGGCGGCGCCGGGCATCCCGGGGAACTGGGTTCGCGCGCATCCGGGCCGCGGGCCCACCGGGGCGGTCCCGCCGACTCGAGACACCGGGCCCTCCGGCGGCGGGCTCGAACCCCCCGGCACGTGGAGCCGACCGGTCCGACGAAGTTGCGGTCGCCGGGCCGGGAGTGCTCCGGAGCGGCGGCGACCCCTTCCCCCGGCCGCCCACCGGCGCGGCCGGCGTTTGCGCCGTCACGGCATTCTGCTAGACTACCCTGAAGCCTCAGGGCAACGGAGGAACGCCGCCATGGGAGTGCCCATCTCGCAAGCGTGGACGGTGGCGTGGCACGTCATGCGGCAGCGCGTGGCCGGCCGCAGGCGGTACCCCCTGGTGCTCATGCTGGAGCCCCTCCTGCGCTGCAACCTCGCCTGCGCGGGCTGCGGGAAGATCCAATACCCGCCGCACATCCTGAGGCGCGCCCTCACCGTCGCGGAGTGCATGGCCGCGGTGGAGGAGTGCGGGGCGCCCATCGTCAGCGTCCCCGGGGGGGAGCCCCTCCTCTACCCGCACATCGGCGAACTGGTGGAGGCCCTCACGCGCCGCGGGAAGTACGTCTACCTCTGCACCAACGCGCTCTTGCTCAAGGAGAAGCTCGAGGCGGGGGTCTTCACCCCCTCCAAGCGCCTCAGCTTCAGCGTGCACATGGACGGCCTGCGGGAGGACCATGACGCCTCGGTCTGCCGGGACGGGGTGTACGACGTCGCCGTGGAGGCCATCCGGGAGGCGCGGCGGCGGGGCTTTCGCGTCACCACCAACACGACCCTCTTCAACACGGCCGAACCCCTGCGGGTCCGGGCCTTCTTCGATGCGATGATGGACCTGGACGTCGAGGGCATGACGGTGTCCCCGGGGTACACCTACGAGCAGGCGCCGGACCAGGACGCCTTCCTGGAGCGGGAGCGCACCCAGGAGCTCTTCGCCGGCGTCCTCGGCGGCAGGAAGCGGCGCTGGCGCTTCAACCAGTCCCCCCTCTTCCTGCAGTTCCTCATGGGCAAGCGGGAGTTCGAGTGCACGCCTTGGGGCAACCCGCTCTACACCATCTTCGGCTGGCAGCGCCCCTGCTATCTGCTGCAGGACGGCTACGCCGCAACCTTCCGGGAGCTGATGGACGAGACGCCCTGGGAGGAGTACGGCCGGGCCAGCGGCAACCCCAGCTGCCGGGACTGCATGGTGCACTGCGGCTACGAGCCCTCCGCCGTCCACGCGACCTTCGCCACCTGGCGCGGCCTCCGGGACACGGCCGTCTCCACCCTCACCGGAAGGCTCTGAGCCATGGACGAGGCGCACGCGTCCACCGGCGCCACGGGGCGGGCCGACGGCGGCGTCGCCGCCCTCATCGACTGCGCCTTCCACTACCGCGGCGACGTCACCATCCGCACGGCCGACGGCGGCGCGGTGACCGGGTTCCTCTTCAACCGCAACGCCCGGGCCGACGACCCCTTTGTCCAACTGTTCGAGGCCCGGAGCGGCCGCGCGGTCACTATCCCCTACTGCAGCGTCACCGACGTGCTGTTCACGGGGCGCGACCCTGCCGCGGCGTCGCTCCGGCGCTTCGCCGACCAGCGGGGCCGGCGGGGCGCGCCGGCCCACGACGGCCGGGCAGCGCCCCCGGCCGGGGAGGACCGGCATGGGGTCTGTGTCGGGCGGGTCTCCCCTCCTGACCACCGCCCCGCCCCGCCGCGAGCTGGGGGGGCTGGGCTCTGGTGACGCGCACACGCGCGTGGGCGTCGTCGGCATCGGCCACGGCGCGGGAGC includes these proteins:
- a CDS encoding trypsin-like peptidase domain-containing protein; this encodes MVQAPLPPPPPTPAPTATPQLAPTPLALPTPAPTATPVTFPTPLPTPAPTATPPPTPWPTATPTPFHDRFAQMVYGARPAVVRLTDGEGLGKGSGVLFAAADGIGFIATNAHVVDGFRTVAVTVEDTERYVGRVEEVNTMRDLALVSICCGEFTVLSWAEVEVGEDVGLMGYALGFEGPASVTRGVVSALQYERRLLSWVIQTDAGMNAGVSGGPLLTMDGAIEGINTYKYDYAEDGTIAKGIGFALVARSALEVVEGMRVRAFAPCCEP
- a CDS encoding ATP-binding protein; the protein is MPQPVERDRDFEALQERLSRLSEASLRINESLEFDTVLQGVLDAARSLTAARYGGMTLFDDGGGVGDFLSSGLTAEEADELWRMPEGLPILQALTDISEPMRVPDLEEHVRALGFTAFRIPLPVWVFRFMAAPMFHRGVRVGHVFVGDKDGGGEFTRADEETLVMFASQAALVIANARTHREERRARADLETLVNTSPVGVVVFDARTGGMVSSNREALRIVDGLRDEDQAPEDLLEVVTCVRSDGQEVSLRELPLAEALRGGETIRAEEVVIQVPDGRRVGVLLNATPIHAEEGGLASFVVILQDLTPLEEQERLRADFLAMVSRELRTPLTSIKGSITTLLEAAGKLDPAETTQFFHIIRDQADHMRFLIGDLLDVTRIETGALSVEPEPSEVQSLLDEAGNRFAASGAGTPLHQELAPDLLPVMADRRRIVQVLGNLLSNAARHSPDASPILVKAVRAGVHVAVSVTDQGRGIPADLLPGLFRKFSRAAGVDGSGLGLAICKGIVEAHGGRIWAESDGPGLGARFTFTLATAEAATAPGPASPQSRPAGRGRVRILAVDDDPQTLRYIRNVLTRAGYVPIVTGDPADVPRLLAEGRPHLALLDMALPGSDGVALMNDILRTVDIPVIFLSAYGQDETVARAFDMGAADYVVKPFSPTELAARIRAALRRRLEPLEGEPSGPYAASGLGIDYAERRVTVAGEPVALTATEYAVLYELAVHAPRVLTHRVLLQRVWGPERVGEPWLVRDVVKRLRRKLGDDAGRPAYLFTEPRVGYRLATGEDAGTGAP
- a CDS encoding cadherin repeat domain-containing protein, with protein sequence MRIAVANYGGIGQLVETFPADFTFVESSPSVTPSDRTLTFNLVGDTAVHYTLTAPAAAGRKSGFSGTLVPAEGAGVSTGGSSSVAVRSASSGGGSGFGGGGTSANQPPRVREGTTATRSVAENAEAGTPVGDRFEAFDNDSTTITYTLAGKDARRFAIDPETGQLSVAAGAGLDFEAKRTLTVTVSNVDDAGVVTLAPAAPAVGQLLSASLYEPDGDVTGVVWQWERSQDLATWLSAPGDGWTYTPSEADAGHYLRATVSYGDVHDANKRAHAVTAERVPAPPSPVPTATATATATSVPPAPTATAVATATATAVPPPPTATAIIVTPTPQPPAPVPTATATVAGAEDGGFPVWVGVLILLAALVLAGVVIFAFIPRR
- the hpnH gene encoding adenosyl-hopene transferase HpnH, whose amino-acid sequence is MGVPISQAWTVAWHVMRQRVAGRRRYPLVLMLEPLLRCNLACAGCGKIQYPPHILRRALTVAECMAAVEECGAPIVSVPGGEPLLYPHIGELVEALTRRGKYVYLCTNALLLKEKLEAGVFTPSKRLSFSVHMDGLREDHDASVCRDGVYDVAVEAIREARRRGFRVTTNTTLFNTAEPLRVRAFFDAMMDLDVEGMTVSPGYTYEQAPDQDAFLERERTQELFAGVLGGRKRRWRFNQSPLFLQFLMGKREFECTPWGNPLYTIFGWQRPCYLLQDGYAATFRELMDETPWEEYGRASGNPSCRDCMVHCGYEPSAVHATFATWRGLRDTAVSTLTGRL